A stretch of Corynebacterium timonense DNA encodes these proteins:
- a CDS encoding HtaA domain-containing protein — protein sequence MKIAYKRRGAIALAVCLTLSPLNPVLSPVAAAVERPLSLSWGVRASFNNYSKGPTHMLGGATTNEQKNRFDFALDTTTYDKATERFEATFTGGVHYLKYCDKGTLNNCALDLKIENLRIVLSPDGSYVYATVSSRQYPSGHVYTNPGNDSARPIAQLYTANADFIENGNTVTWSEIPATLTREGYQMFSEFYPLGAGLDSLTFSFDKSGLDDYKRLSKDTASYAVSTQKFDNGAIYEHRRELFKVNGHVLVATADARFTPLEKAGFALLDRDLNELHHMHAMLNGYGAVAFDEDKQDLYYMVRDAPAGGRGPADDNTKTLYKVHVDTKTGFGEPTAVHTFPDTVTALGYNPWSKQVVAVTTKQLAVVNAGAITPVNLPSQQELGAPHGITELETPYGGYLNFHPFKNHLLPMKDGSFILNANDSSGMMDDGGEPTKFYGFMVALNPGSTDAPARLLPDTGSATAGLKITEARTNGETIVRYSSNKSADYAFAQSFRYDNGKVTRLNGSSPHSLDAVNGRVSDVMTWGNAVLTENGTLLALDATDGKLKTLDATTFKRAGDDDIAVPHGAKTNEFLHGSILQLDEKTFYVPSYDDSFGESAERYILRKVYDPRFVPPTYDEGREPPTLPDDGAAEDDGKQPDDSKQPDDSKQPDDSSRSETPVWAIILGILGALGGVAAAFGVLSQFLGGMFPGGIGKLSS from the coding sequence ATGAAAATCGCATATAAACGTCGCGGCGCGATCGCCCTCGCCGTCTGCCTCACGCTGTCCCCGCTTAACCCAGTGCTCAGCCCGGTCGCGGCGGCAGTGGAAAGGCCGCTCTCGCTGAGTTGGGGTGTGCGGGCCTCCTTCAACAACTACTCCAAGGGCCCGACCCACATGCTCGGCGGTGCCACTACAAACGAGCAGAAGAACCGATTCGATTTCGCCCTGGACACAACCACCTACGACAAGGCCACGGAGCGCTTCGAGGCCACCTTCACCGGAGGCGTGCACTACCTGAAGTACTGCGACAAAGGAACCCTGAACAATTGTGCGCTCGACCTCAAGATTGAGAACCTGCGCATTGTCCTTAGCCCCGACGGCTCCTACGTCTACGCCACAGTCTCCTCGCGGCAATACCCCAGCGGCCACGTTTACACCAATCCTGGAAACGATTCCGCTCGTCCGATCGCGCAGCTCTACACAGCTAATGCTGACTTCATTGAAAACGGAAACACCGTCACGTGGTCGGAAATACCGGCGACCCTGACCCGCGAGGGCTACCAGATGTTCTCCGAGTTCTACCCCCTTGGCGCGGGGTTGGACTCGCTCACGTTCAGCTTTGATAAGAGCGGACTCGATGACTACAAGCGCCTGTCGAAGGATACGGCTTCCTACGCCGTGTCCACTCAAAAGTTCGACAACGGCGCCATCTACGAGCACCGCCGCGAACTGTTTAAGGTCAATGGCCACGTCCTCGTCGCAACAGCCGACGCCCGCTTCACCCCACTGGAAAAGGCGGGCTTTGCGCTGCTCGACCGCGACCTCAACGAGCTTCACCACATGCACGCCATGCTCAACGGCTACGGCGCGGTCGCCTTCGACGAAGACAAGCAGGACCTCTACTACATGGTCAGGGACGCCCCCGCCGGAGGCCGCGGGCCTGCCGACGACAACACAAAGACGCTGTACAAGGTGCACGTGGACACGAAGACCGGCTTCGGCGAGCCGACCGCCGTCCACACCTTCCCCGACACCGTCACGGCGTTGGGGTACAACCCGTGGTCAAAGCAGGTTGTCGCGGTGACGACGAAACAGCTTGCCGTGGTCAACGCCGGAGCGATCACCCCAGTCAACCTGCCGTCTCAGCAGGAGCTCGGTGCGCCGCACGGCATCACAGAGCTGGAAACCCCCTACGGCGGGTACCTCAACTTCCATCCGTTCAAGAACCACCTTCTGCCCATGAAGGACGGCTCTTTCATCCTGAACGCGAACGACAGTAGCGGAATGATGGATGATGGGGGCGAGCCCACGAAGTTTTACGGCTTTATGGTTGCCCTCAACCCGGGCAGCACCGACGCGCCCGCCCGCCTGCTCCCGGACACCGGCAGCGCGACGGCAGGTCTAAAGATCACAGAGGCTCGCACCAACGGCGAGACCATCGTACGCTACAGCAGCAACAAGAGTGCCGACTATGCATTCGCGCAGTCCTTCCGCTACGACAACGGCAAGGTCACCCGCCTCAACGGGAGTTCGCCCCACTCTCTGGATGCGGTCAACGGACGAGTCTCCGACGTGATGACGTGGGGTAACGCAGTCCTCACCGAGAACGGAACGTTGCTTGCTCTCGACGCCACCGACGGCAAGCTCAAGACCCTCGACGCAACCACGTTTAAGAGGGCTGGCGACGATGACATCGCCGTCCCGCACGGTGCAAAGACAAACGAATTCCTCCACGGCAGCATCCTGCAGCTTGACGAGAAAACGTTCTACGTGCCCTCCTACGATGATTCCTTCGGTGAAAGCGCAGAACGCTACATCCTGCGCAAGGTCTACGACCCCCGTTTCGTGCCGCCCACCTATGACGAGGGCCGGGAGCCACCAACGCTGCCGGATGATGGCGCAGCAGAGGACGACGGCAAGCAGCCTGACGACAGCAAGCAGCCTGACGACAGCAAGCAGCCTGACGACAGCTCCCGCTCCGAGACGCCGGTATGGGCAATCATCTTGGGCATTTTGGGCGCTCTCGGAGGGGTGGCGGCCGCGTTCGGTGTGTTGAGCCAGTTCCTCGGTGGAATGTTCCCAGGCGGCATCGGCAAGCTCAGCAGCTAG
- the thpR gene encoding RNA 2',3'-cyclic phosphodiesterase codes for MRRLFAAVLPPDEVREHLVRALRPIRDSSAELRWTDPDTWHLTMAFYGNQPNDAAAVTDHLSQATAFRRPLRLHLRGAGAFDRRTLWIGVGGDKSQLRELMADCSMDSEERRRQRAHLTVAKRCNHTRDVWLMEDHSRALSVYCGPEFWVDEVHLMESHLGQGRGGGLCYDIVDTLYLR; via the coding sequence ATGAGACGCCTTTTCGCTGCCGTGCTTCCGCCGGACGAGGTCCGCGAACATCTCGTCCGGGCGCTTCGCCCGATTCGGGACTCCTCTGCCGAGCTGAGGTGGACGGACCCGGACACCTGGCACCTTACGATGGCGTTTTACGGCAACCAGCCCAATGATGCTGCCGCGGTCACCGATCACCTGTCGCAGGCAACTGCTTTTCGACGCCCCTTGCGCCTCCACCTGAGAGGAGCGGGGGCGTTTGATCGTCGTACCCTCTGGATCGGAGTCGGCGGGGACAAGTCCCAGCTGCGCGAGCTCATGGCGGACTGTTCTATGGATTCCGAGGAGCGGCGCCGGCAGCGGGCCCATCTTACGGTTGCCAAACGGTGCAACCACACCCGGGATGTGTGGCTGATGGAGGATCACTCCCGCGCGCTGTCCGTGTATTGCGGCCCCGAGTTCTGGGTCGATGAGGTGCACCTGATGGAGTCGCATCTGGGTCAGGGGCGCGGTGGTGGCCTGTGCTACGACATTGTGGACACGCTTTACCTGCGCTAG
- a CDS encoding metal-sensing transcriptional repressor, with translation MMEEGRECTDVVTRLSAANKAVSRASFQVLSTIMKRCYGDEAAGMDPADVEKMFLSFA, from the coding sequence ATGATGGAGGAGGGCCGGGAGTGCACCGACGTGGTCACGCGGCTGTCTGCGGCGAACAAGGCGGTGAGCCGGGCGAGCTTCCAGGTCCTGTCGACGATCATGAAGCGCTGCTACGGGGACGAGGCGGCGGGAATGGACCCGGCGGACGTGGAGAAGATGTTCCTCTCATTCGCCTGA
- a CDS encoding ATP-dependent RNA helicase, translating into MRPFDLDAIGKGLPVSRVIGDLPPEGPLVVEAPPGTGKTTLIPPAISNLTGKTLVTAPRRVAVRAAARRLKQLDTRPEKNRVGYSIRGEHAPGELVEFVTPGVLLNRLLTDPGLDGVSAVVIDEVHERQLDTDLVLAMCMELAVLRDDFYLAAMSATLDAKEFAEHMGARILSTEAVTHPLEISYAPHPGRAEGTREFYQHVAELAQVSDRRTLVFVPGAREVDLVCQHLDSAAPLHGRLSSREQDEALNGTARVVVATSIAESSLTVPGVTRVVDAGLARVPRRDAARNMTGLVTVSAATTSADQRAGRAGRLGPGEVVRAYSQADYRHFPADIAPEITTSDLTGAALTMAAWGSPDLPLLTPAPAQALRDAHDTLRALGALDGDNAITGLGATLARMPVDPRLGAALIEHGSGAAATVAALAEGMSGDLTTANPPKRQVDRLARLVSRTAPVPAGEVVATAFPRWVATRAGEDYLLASGTRARLGVPLGNPEWLAAAEVQLTRGGAIIRAAAPIDVPRHRVTTHTKASLIDGRIHARKITAVGAIELTSTPVRLDPADAAEALRGVGFSDFRLDDAARELKERLDFLRAQLGEPWPDVECGDYSPEVARLAEGASIRELDMRAALMRQLPWPEAGRLDELAPPRLEVPSGSHPRVSYATGRPVVRVKLQECFGLAASPEVCGVRVLFHLLSPAGRELAVTDDLRSFWDGPYHDVRKEMRGRYPKHPWPEDPWAATATARTKKRM; encoded by the coding sequence ATGCGCCCCTTTGACCTTGACGCCATTGGAAAAGGCCTGCCGGTCAGCCGAGTTATCGGTGACCTGCCCCCGGAAGGCCCCCTAGTCGTCGAGGCCCCGCCCGGCACGGGCAAGACCACGCTGATCCCGCCGGCGATCAGTAACCTGACGGGGAAAACACTGGTCACGGCACCACGCAGGGTGGCCGTGCGGGCGGCGGCGCGCCGTCTGAAGCAGCTGGACACCCGGCCGGAGAAGAATCGGGTCGGGTACTCGATCCGCGGGGAGCACGCGCCGGGCGAGTTAGTGGAGTTCGTCACCCCAGGCGTGCTGCTCAACCGGCTTCTCACAGACCCCGGCCTCGACGGGGTCAGCGCCGTGGTCATCGACGAGGTGCACGAGCGCCAGCTGGACACCGACCTCGTGCTCGCGATGTGCATGGAGCTGGCCGTGCTCCGGGACGACTTCTACCTTGCCGCCATGTCGGCGACCCTCGACGCGAAGGAGTTCGCCGAGCACATGGGCGCGCGCATCCTGAGCACGGAGGCGGTGACCCACCCGCTGGAGATCAGCTACGCGCCACACCCAGGCCGCGCCGAGGGTACGCGCGAGTTCTATCAGCACGTCGCCGAGCTGGCCCAGGTCAGTGACCGGCGCACGCTCGTCTTCGTGCCCGGCGCGCGAGAGGTCGACCTGGTCTGCCAGCACCTGGACAGCGCCGCCCCGCTGCACGGGCGGCTGAGCAGCAGGGAGCAGGACGAGGCGCTGAACGGCACCGCCCGCGTTGTGGTGGCCACTTCCATCGCCGAGTCCTCGCTGACCGTCCCCGGGGTCACACGCGTCGTCGACGCCGGTCTGGCGCGCGTCCCGCGCCGCGACGCCGCCCGCAACATGACCGGTCTGGTCACCGTCTCCGCTGCGACAACGAGCGCCGACCAGCGGGCGGGCCGCGCCGGCCGCCTCGGGCCGGGCGAGGTTGTCCGCGCCTACTCGCAGGCGGACTACCGGCACTTTCCCGCCGACATCGCCCCGGAGATCACCACGAGCGACCTCACCGGTGCCGCACTGACCATGGCCGCGTGGGGCTCGCCCGACCTGCCGCTGCTCACGCCTGCGCCGGCCCAGGCGCTCCGCGACGCCCACGACACCCTCAGGGCCCTCGGCGCCCTCGACGGGGACAACGCCATCACCGGCCTCGGCGCGACACTCGCCCGCATGCCGGTTGACCCCCGCCTCGGCGCCGCCCTCATCGAGCACGGCTCGGGGGCCGCGGCGACCGTCGCGGCGCTCGCGGAGGGGATGAGCGGCGACCTCACCACGGCCAACCCGCCGAAGCGCCAGGTGGACAGGCTGGCCCGCCTTGTCTCCCGCACCGCGCCCGTCCCCGCCGGCGAGGTCGTCGCTACGGCCTTCCCGCGGTGGGTGGCCACACGCGCCGGGGAGGACTACCTGCTGGCCAGCGGCACGCGCGCCCGCCTGGGGGTCCCGCTGGGCAACCCCGAGTGGCTCGCGGCGGCCGAGGTCCAGCTCACCCGCGGCGGCGCGATCATCCGCGCGGCCGCGCCCATCGACGTTCCCCGGCACAGGGTGACCACGCACACGAAGGCATCGCTTATCGACGGCAGAATCCACGCCCGGAAAATCACAGCCGTCGGCGCCATCGAGCTGACCTCCACGCCGGTACGCCTCGACCCCGCAGACGCCGCCGAGGCCCTTCGAGGCGTCGGGTTCAGCGATTTCCGCCTCGACGATGCCGCGCGCGAGCTCAAGGAGCGCCTTGACTTCCTCCGCGCGCAGCTCGGCGAGCCGTGGCCGGATGTAGAGTGCGGTGATTATTCGCCCGAGGTGGCCAGGTTGGCCGAGGGGGCGTCGATACGCGAGCTCGACATGCGGGCCGCGCTCATGCGGCAGCTGCCCTGGCCCGAGGCGGGGCGCCTCGACGAGCTCGCGCCGCCGCGGTTGGAGGTGCCCAGCGGCTCTCACCCACGGGTGAGCTATGCCACTGGGCGGCCGGTCGTGCGCGTTAAGCTGCAGGAATGCTTCGGTCTGGCCGCGAGCCCGGAGGTGTGCGGGGTGCGCGTGCTGTTCCACCTGCTCTCCCCCGCCGGGCGCGAGCTCGCCGTCACCGACGACCTCCGCAGCTTCTGGGACGGGCCGTACCACGACGTGCGCAAAGAGATGCGCGGGCGCTACCCCAAGCACCCCTGGCCGGAGGACCCATGGGCGGCAACCGCCACGGCGCGCACGAAAAAACGCATGTGA
- a CDS encoding glycoside hydrolase family 1 protein, giving the protein MANIPLNGLRIGTASAGLQIEGSPQPSNWTEWAAAGTIADGTTPDPTTDHWRRWREDNELMERLEYPIARVGVEWSRVEPRPGEFDEEALARYAEEYRDLTARGIEPLVTLHHFGQPLWLERRGGWTNPEIVPLFLRYVNRVLDALGDIVTDWVTINEPNVFATEAYLFGSTPPGTGGYRAVRACLQNMAAAHLQAYELLHARLDNPTVTFAHHKRVFAPANRANPVHRALTPLVEYLFQGVVEKAFYRGVFDRVLGRPRSLPADFTPKGVYADAIAINYYSRTAVKGFDDATFPGRPTNDLGWEIYPRGIAEVSAPLAREYGLPIWITENGTADNSESFRCGFILDHLAELARLNAEPGGVRVERYYHWCFVDNWEWSEGMAQHFGVVGLDENLDRHVKPAGYMLRDLNRAGAITPEIVETYREAPAGGVDP; this is encoded by the coding sequence ATGGCTAACATCCCCCTGAACGGGCTGCGCATTGGCACCGCCTCCGCGGGCCTGCAGATCGAAGGGTCCCCGCAACCCAGCAACTGGACCGAGTGGGCGGCGGCCGGCACCATCGCGGACGGCACCACCCCGGACCCCACCACTGACCACTGGCGGCGGTGGCGGGAGGACAACGAGCTCATGGAGCGCCTCGAGTACCCAATCGCCCGCGTCGGCGTGGAGTGGTCGCGGGTGGAGCCGCGGCCCGGGGAGTTCGACGAGGAGGCCCTGGCGCGCTACGCGGAGGAGTACCGGGACCTCACAGCCAGGGGCATCGAACCGCTGGTCACCCTCCACCACTTCGGGCAGCCCCTCTGGCTCGAGCGCCGCGGCGGCTGGACCAACCCGGAGATCGTGCCGCTGTTTCTGCGCTACGTCAACCGTGTGCTCGACGCGTTGGGGGACATCGTCACCGACTGGGTGACCATCAACGAGCCCAACGTGTTCGCCACCGAGGCCTACCTCTTCGGCTCCACCCCGCCCGGCACGGGAGGCTACCGCGCCGTGCGCGCCTGCCTGCAGAACATGGCCGCGGCGCACCTTCAGGCTTACGAGCTCCTCCACGCGCGGCTGGACAACCCCACGGTCACCTTCGCCCACCACAAGCGCGTCTTCGCCCCGGCCAACCGGGCGAACCCGGTGCACAGGGCGCTGACACCCCTCGTGGAGTACCTCTTCCAAGGGGTTGTGGAAAAAGCCTTCTATCGCGGCGTGTTCGACCGCGTCCTCGGGCGCCCGCGCAGCCTCCCCGCGGACTTCACGCCCAAGGGCGTCTACGCCGACGCCATCGCCATCAACTACTACTCGCGCACCGCGGTCAAGGGGTTCGACGACGCCACGTTCCCCGGCCGCCCCACCAACGACCTCGGGTGGGAGATCTACCCGCGCGGCATCGCCGAGGTCTCCGCCCCGCTCGCCCGCGAGTACGGCCTGCCCATCTGGATCACCGAAAACGGCACCGCCGACAACAGCGAATCCTTCCGCTGCGGGTTTATCCTCGACCACCTCGCGGAGCTCGCACGCCTCAACGCCGAGCCGGGCGGGGTGCGCGTGGAGCGCTACTACCACTGGTGCTTCGTGGACAACTGGGAATGGTCCGAGGGCATGGCGCAGCACTTCGGCGTGGTGGGGCTCGACGAGAACCTCGACCGCCACGTCAAGCCCGCCGGCTACATGCTGCGCGACCTCAACCGCGCGGGGGCGATCACGCCCGAAATCGTCGAGACGTACCGCGAGGCTCCCGCGGGGGGAGTGGACCCGTGA
- a CDS encoding MFS transporter: MTSTVAEREPRAFFRKFAVAYFGTCLVWVAPSQLLLANQMIAVRPDTYERALALLMLCGGATAVVMSLVVGVISDRSRLSTASTWAARWGKRFPWVVVAVPVASISMLLMAATPGYWALVVLWCLVQCFVAFMTNNLFTITADVVPQRRFGAISSVLGVTYVLGLVGGTAVASVLELSWAYIVTALVFPWLVLQLGYGRGAIDPAVNESTLDGQAELGAVVLGSGDAPAETLPARAYRNYWTVFATRFVMHATNYTALFYLLYYLRDHIGVADPDTWVLILTIVFAGVTMATAAVSGVLSDKLERRRIFLIAAALTMALATGMMTIAGSIGAVTAAAAVLGLAWGVWSSVEQATINESLPSRRNRARDVSVMTLAQGVANMVAGLLAAAALQFLGGYPGLYQACAAACVLAAGLALFIRSSR, translated from the coding sequence GTGACCTCGACCGTCGCGGAGCGCGAGCCCAGAGCGTTCTTCCGCAAGTTCGCGGTGGCCTACTTTGGCACGTGCCTCGTGTGGGTCGCGCCCTCCCAGCTGTTGCTGGCCAACCAGATGATCGCGGTGCGCCCCGACACCTACGAGCGCGCCCTCGCGCTGCTCATGTTGTGCGGCGGAGCCACCGCCGTGGTGATGAGCCTCGTCGTCGGCGTCATCTCGGACCGTTCGCGGCTGTCCACCGCGTCTACGTGGGCGGCGCGGTGGGGCAAGCGTTTCCCGTGGGTTGTGGTGGCGGTGCCTGTGGCGTCGATAAGCATGCTGCTCATGGCGGCGACCCCCGGCTATTGGGCGCTGGTGGTGCTGTGGTGCCTGGTGCAATGCTTCGTCGCGTTTATGACGAACAACCTGTTCACCATCACCGCCGACGTCGTGCCGCAGCGCAGGTTCGGGGCGATCTCGAGCGTGCTCGGCGTGACGTACGTGCTGGGGCTGGTGGGCGGCACGGCGGTGGCAAGCGTCCTCGAGCTCAGTTGGGCCTACATCGTCACCGCGCTCGTGTTCCCGTGGTTGGTGCTGCAGCTGGGCTACGGCCGCGGCGCCATCGACCCAGCCGTGAACGAATCGACGCTGGACGGGCAGGCCGAGCTCGGGGCCGTCGTCCTCGGGTCGGGCGACGCCCCGGCCGAAACCCTCCCGGCGCGCGCGTACCGCAACTACTGGACGGTCTTTGCCACGCGCTTTGTCATGCACGCCACCAATTACACCGCCCTGTTCTACCTGCTGTACTACCTGCGCGACCACATCGGCGTCGCCGACCCCGACACGTGGGTGCTCATCCTCACCATCGTCTTCGCCGGGGTCACCATGGCCACCGCCGCGGTCTCCGGGGTGCTCTCCGACAAGCTGGAGCGGCGGCGCATTTTCCTCATCGCGGCGGCGCTGACCATGGCTCTCGCCACCGGCATGATGACCATCGCTGGCAGCATCGGCGCCGTCACCGCGGCCGCCGCCGTGCTCGGGCTCGCGTGGGGCGTGTGGTCCTCGGTCGAGCAGGCGACGATCAACGAGTCGCTGCCCTCGCGCCGCAACCGCGCCCGCGACGTGTCCGTCATGACGCTCGCCCAAGGCGTCGCCAACATGGTCGCCGGCCTCCTCGCCGCCGCCGCGCTGCAGTTTTTGGGCGGGTACCCCGGCCTCTACCAGGCCTGCGCGGCCGCCTGCGTCCTCGCGGCCGGGCTGGCGCTGTTCATCCGCTCGTCGCGCTAG
- a CDS encoding integrase core domain-containing protein produces MYGACCRSTAFNAAPGAIKHVDTKAYRPQTIGTVERFNRTLKQESAHIRPCSTEKARQQTHAEFIHDYNDHRSHTVIDGLTPAQRVHNVTGKYI; encoded by the coding sequence ATATACGGAGCCTGCTGCCGTTCCACGGCGTTCAACGCTGCCCCGGGTGCGATTAAGCATGTTGACACCAAGGCGTACCGGCCGCAGACTATCGGCACGGTCGAGCGGTTCAACCGCACCCTCAAGCAGGAATCGGCCCACATTCGCCCCTGCAGCACCGAAAAGGCCCGGCAGCAGACGCACGCGGAGTTTATCCACGACTACAACGACCATCGATCCCACACCGTCATCGACGGCCTCACCCCCGCACAACGCGTTCACAACGTCACGGGAAAGTACATCTAG
- a CDS encoding HNH endonuclease signature motif containing protein, giving the protein MDTPPTTVSRDSAPAHIAHTIEKGFGVFSRRKAQILYAIALFDVLGLAPQFGAQTTALWLVRSIAVPNSTAHEYVRVARAMLRFEVMAQAFLEGRTNYSKVRLILPLLTKDNEAELVELACTMTFHELEIALLQFRQPAQKATRTSYVRLKAAPDGRIKLWADFNAAEGARVMAAMKVGELAWHDVDWTSLAGNDGTVDPERIDAEMDRQDKKTRGCSGFGLPIGEVLVSAFMGMVNMTLSRPRNPLRAPGAHVNVVMTTDGKAYLPYNPGAPSEAVKNFLANAHYRINRVDDKGLVLNSGRSFRLASDAQVNALMLMWRHQCAMPGCSHTRFMEMHHVHDWADGGPTDLDNLLPLCSACHSLVSDNHVTILRDGGDFHFLGPGGVRYVSTDRGLPVRNDDARTLEEFNELSWV; this is encoded by the coding sequence ATGGACACACCACCGACCACCGTCAGCAGGGACAGCGCACCCGCACATATCGCGCACACCATCGAAAAAGGGTTCGGCGTATTCTCGCGCCGCAAGGCGCAGATACTCTACGCCATAGCACTTTTCGACGTCCTCGGGCTCGCCCCCCAGTTCGGCGCACAAACTACCGCATTATGGCTGGTCAGGAGCATCGCGGTACCGAACTCCACCGCCCACGAATACGTCAGGGTTGCCCGCGCAATGCTGCGCTTCGAGGTGATGGCACAAGCATTCTTGGAAGGGCGAACAAACTACTCCAAGGTCAGACTGATACTGCCACTGCTCACAAAGGACAACGAGGCTGAACTGGTGGAGCTGGCCTGCACCATGACGTTCCACGAGTTGGAGATCGCGCTGCTGCAATTCCGCCAGCCAGCACAGAAAGCGACGAGGACGTCCTACGTGCGTCTAAAAGCCGCGCCGGATGGGCGTATAAAGCTGTGGGCGGATTTCAACGCGGCGGAAGGCGCGCGTGTGATGGCGGCGATGAAGGTCGGGGAACTCGCCTGGCACGACGTGGACTGGACATCCTTAGCAGGCAACGACGGGACAGTGGATCCGGAGCGTATCGACGCTGAAATGGACCGCCAGGATAAGAAAACACGCGGCTGCTCCGGTTTCGGCCTGCCCATCGGGGAAGTGCTGGTTAGCGCGTTTATGGGTATGGTCAACATGACGTTGTCGCGGCCGCGTAACCCGTTGCGCGCACCGGGGGCGCACGTCAATGTCGTTATGACCACCGACGGAAAGGCCTACCTGCCCTACAACCCTGGTGCGCCCTCAGAGGCGGTGAAAAACTTCCTCGCCAACGCCCACTACCGAATCAACAGGGTCGACGATAAAGGGCTGGTGCTCAACAGTGGGCGCTCGTTTCGGCTTGCCTCCGACGCCCAGGTCAACGCGCTGATGCTCATGTGGCGTCACCAGTGCGCGATGCCCGGGTGCAGTCACACGCGCTTTATGGAAATGCACCACGTCCACGACTGGGCGGACGGCGGGCCGACGGACCTGGACAACTTGCTGCCGTTGTGTTCGGCGTGCCACAGCCTCGTCAGCGACAACCACGTCACGATTTTGCGCGACGGTGGGGACTTTCATTTCCTGGGCCCGGGTGGGGTGCGCTACGTCAGCACAGACCGCGGGCTGCCGGTGCGCAACGACGACGCCCGGACGCTGGAAGAGTTCAACGAGCTCAGCTGGGTTTAA
- a CDS encoding IS256 family transposase has translation MTTVSPKKGHDPSRVNEISAKLMENPEIAALIGELSTSVDDASDLVKGLLQASINAGLQAEMDAHLGYGHSDRAAKAQVSPSNGGNHRNGSYTKTVGTGYGPVDITVPRDRAGTFHPVMVPKGARRLTELDDMIVSLYAGGMTVRDIQHHLASTLAVDISPDTISTITDAVLDEVMVWQNRQLDEFYPVIFLDALRVKIRDGHRVVNKACYMAVGIDIDGTKHILGLWIADNEGAAFWASVCADLANRGVNDVFIVCCDGLTGLPEAVEATWPNSMVQTCIVHLIRAANRWVSYQDRKSVSSALRKVYTAPNEDAACAALDAFEASELGRKYPQSVKVWRDAWERFIPFLQFPPAARRVLYTTNAIESLNAELRKATRNRGQFPTDAAALKTLWLMVCNIEDKRAAQRAKKAKRAIDCNGYIEGAKTSGWKQAINQLSVAYPDRFANYL, from the coding sequence ATGACTACCGTGTCACCGAAGAAAGGCCATGACCCGAGCAGGGTCAACGAGATCAGCGCGAAGCTGATGGAAAACCCGGAAATCGCCGCACTGATCGGCGAGCTATCAACCTCCGTCGACGATGCCAGCGACCTGGTCAAAGGTCTTTTGCAAGCCTCGATCAACGCGGGTCTGCAGGCGGAGATGGACGCCCATTTGGGGTACGGGCACTCAGATCGCGCGGCCAAAGCCCAGGTAAGCCCCTCAAACGGTGGCAATCACCGCAACGGGTCGTACACCAAAACTGTGGGCACCGGCTACGGCCCGGTGGATATCACAGTGCCTCGGGATAGAGCGGGCACGTTTCACCCGGTCATGGTGCCTAAAGGGGCACGCCGGCTGACAGAGCTCGACGACATGATCGTCTCGCTCTACGCCGGCGGCATGACGGTACGCGATATCCAGCACCACCTGGCATCGACCCTGGCGGTGGACATCAGCCCGGATACCATCAGTACCATCACCGATGCGGTCCTCGATGAGGTGATGGTGTGGCAAAACCGTCAGCTCGACGAGTTCTACCCGGTCATTTTCCTCGACGCGCTACGGGTGAAAATCCGTGACGGCCACCGGGTGGTCAATAAAGCCTGCTACATGGCTGTTGGCATCGACATCGACGGGACCAAACACATCCTGGGCTTGTGGATCGCCGACAATGAAGGGGCCGCATTCTGGGCATCCGTGTGCGCGGACCTGGCGAACCGTGGAGTCAATGACGTGTTCATCGTCTGCTGCGACGGGCTTACAGGCCTGCCTGAGGCCGTGGAAGCGACCTGGCCGAACTCGATGGTACAAACCTGCATCGTGCACCTGATCCGGGCTGCCAACAGGTGGGTGTCCTACCAGGACCGCAAATCTGTATCCAGCGCACTGCGCAAGGTCTACACCGCACCGAACGAGGACGCCGCTTGCGCCGCACTCGATGCCTTCGAAGCCTCGGAACTGGGGCGGAAGTACCCCCAGTCGGTGAAGGTCTGGCGTGACGCGTGGGAGAGGTTTATACCGTTTCTGCAGTTCCCGCCTGCAGCTCGCCGGGTGCTCTATACCACCAATGCCATCGAGTCGCTTAACGCTGAGCTGCGGAAAGCGACCCGCAACCGTGGCCAATTCCCCACGGATGCTGCGGCGTTGAAGACGCTGTGGTTGATGGTCTGCAACATCGAGGACAAACGCGCCGCCCAACGCGCGAAAAAAGCGAAGCGGGCAATCGACTGCAACGGCTATATTGAAGGGGCGAAAACCTCAGGGTGGAAACAAGCCATCAACCAACTATCCGTGGCCTACCCAGACCGGTTCGCCAACTACTTGTAA